Genomic segment of Arachis hypogaea cultivar Tifrunner chromosome 11, arahy.Tifrunner.gnm2.J5K5, whole genome shotgun sequence:
aaaatataattgtttatatattAAGTAACTAAGATATTacgataaataaatagataatatttatttaattgacaTCTATATCAGcctaattgatgatgataatccaAATCTTCCACCTCCTGCTCACATACCTCGGTTAGACTAATATCTacctgttacgatgggtaaccggaaaTTACTGGACCGGACTCATTAGGTTGGCCCAATCATCTGAGGAGGGAAGCCTTAGAATGGATTCGCGTCTTTCGGACCTCCGTCTGACTTGTGAATACAAGCgagtgggggtggtacctgcaaagacactccgatgcttaagttagcaagggtgtaagcaggtctagagagtattgggagtTGGAGATCCTTGAgggatgtcagtgtatttatagtggtgaaccaataaccaccgttgaagtagttccaccttctaaggtggataaccgtccctttatcgtagggaagttgagatatggctcctggaagtgggttgagagattttagggcagttactcatttgaatgagtgtttatctgccagctaatcttcgttCCTGACTTCTTTAGGACGATTCGTGGCAAGAACCGACTTCTCAGGGGAAGGTCGGCGTGAGAtgaggctcaatcctttggattgggcctttcatTTAGACTGGAGCCTTAgctttgggtcagggtatgaacattaCCCATCCCTGAACTTATCATCCATCCATAACATTCAATAAGTATAGAACAATGGTTTTGTTTGTTCGGGTTGTTAAATGATCTAACTTCTAAGGTTTTTTGTTTCGTTATTTGAGTTTAAATTAACTGATCACATCACATGAAATATAAGGCTTCATTTTCATAAAACAAAATAGTTACAATAACAATGTAGATAAAGAAAACAAGTACTTTAAAAAAACTGCACTCATCGTGTCCAGGCTTGGCACGGGTGATAAAACTAGCTTACTATGAATTATCgcctaaataaaaatataattgtttaaatatttattaattaagttattaCGATAAATAGAGAGATCATATTTATTTAATTGACATTTATATTACTGTAAATagatttattaattaactaatattaacttattAATTTAATGaacttattttttaatagtattgCTTCTAGGATAACCTGCCACATGGCAAGTTATCGTTTGTTGAACAAATTTACTTTCAGCATGAACTCCTCCTTTTTGATACGTGTGCATGGACCCAGGTCTTCTATCCAACGGTTGGAGttgctatatatataatacaaaaatgtGAAGGATAAAGTCACCATTGGATGCTCTCTACGTCGTTTCCCTGTACCTGTGGCACCAATCCCTTCACCTTCACTTCGGCCAAAATTTTGAAATGCCTTCCCTAACATCAGCGGGCCGCCTCCCTCACGACATATGGACCGTCATTTCCAGCCTCGTCGCCGCAGACTCCGTCCACAGCCTGTGCGCTATGCAGATGGTTTGTCGGGCCACGCGCGATGCAGGCCGGGAGGGCGTCGCCCTTGCCAGCGTCTCCATACCTTGCCCCATTGAGATGGCCATGACTTGGGACCGTTGTCACGAGGCAGTGGATTTCTTCAGTCGCTGCAGGGTGAGCGGCAACCCGAAGATCCTGTTTCGGGAGGGACTACGGGAATGCTTCCATCGAGGTCATCCGGATGCGGGGCTGGATCAGCTATGTTCTGCCGCAGTGAAGGGCCATATCGTCGCCAGGTACGCCGCGTCGTTGGCGACCTTTCTTCTCCCGGTGAGGACGGGCGCCATGAAACAATCTGTGGAGTGGTTTCGTTCGGTTGCCGACTCCGGTCTGCTCCGGGAGTGCATGAGATTGTGCTGCGTGGTCCACTTGTGTCCGTCGCGGCCTGAAGTCCAGCTGTCCCAGATAGGAGACAATCTCGTGTGTGATTCGTCTTGTTGCTCGACCCGGGGCAAGACCAGGGCCATCTACAACTATTACCGTTGCGGGAGCCAGTACCAACATTGGCGCTGCTACGAAGGTGGCAGGACCCTGTCATGCGTCAAGTGTCGCGCCGACTACGAGTTAATATTATTTGTCAACTGGTGGTGACATCGTCTCGTACAGATCTGGTTCGGGCTATTAACTAGGCTTTTCGAGGATGGCCTTTCGGTCTTTTACATTGGAGCACACTGTGACTGGGTGTTTTATTTGATGCGTCAAGGATTTATAGTGTTCTGCTTCTTATGCGTGATGCCTTTTCGTCCTTTGGCGACACTAAACTCTGGCGACTGTTCCTGTCCGTCAACATGTAGTGTAGTGTCAAACGATAATTAAAGTAAAATGGAAAAGTATAAGTAATCAACAACTTTtctaaacaatgtgaattaatagagttaaaatactaaatttaattaatagcatAAAATTAGGGTGTAGCGTATTTTTATTTGGTCGGTGGTTGTTCAAGATGGCCATTGTTTATCATCTAGCATTTCTggagaaaagtataggtaaccacCAACTTTTTCGGACAATGtgtaaataatgtgaattaattgGGTTAATGGAGCAAATTTAATAAAACAGCCCTTGACACTAGTTGAGGTTACGTGGCTTTCTGCTCATGTTGGTTATGCTTCTTGGATGCTTCCATTCGCACGTTGACCGTAGAGTCCCAATAAATGGGTAACGCATGGGGTTTCGGTAGCCAGTAACACGTCTGTGGCCAAGGTGGCCCACAGGTGGAGACCACAATCTATCTGGTTTATTCCACTATGCGAGGAATTCCAGTTAATGTCCTGACAATACTCTTATTTCCGTCAACTAACAAAGTACCTCACTCAGAATCCAATTCCGTCCGACTCCAACCTCATGTCCCTGTcctggttaccaaacatttccttTTCAGGACCGACCATCCCTGTGGCCGTTGGTAAATGTGTTTCCCATTTCAGTTGTTGTCCCACGGAAGTTCCTGACAACCAAACATGCCTACCTTTATTGCACCGTAACCCATTTGATCATGGCATATGCGCTGATCGTTAATGCATACCACAAACAATACTGGATGGTGGGCTTTGCATTGAGCACCTCAAACGCACGTACCATACCATGGCTCCAGCACCTATTTTCCGCCACTATGCAGTGCTAAGGCGCTTGGATCCAAAGAAAGGGTTTTCTTAATTTTGGTGTACCCATAGGCCGTAAGATCAACATGGAAAGTGTCATGTTACGCATACTTAATTTTTCTGTTGTTACAGATAAGTTTCATTCTTAATTTTTCTCCCATGTTTGTTTAACCGAACCTGTAATCGTGTGTTTGGATTGTGTGTGGTTAGTCAAACTGAAGTTTGAATGaaagtgattttataaaattgattttgggttgaagtaagtttgtgtcaacatgatttatgtttgacaattctgtactaaaattgattttgataaaataaatattttttgtataatattagttaaaatcacttttagatagataattactaaaaatacACACATCCAAAtgttaatgctactaattaaatttagttttttataccCTATTAAATTACATTGTTTACACATAGTTCAAAAATGTTGTTAAATACCATTTACTTTTCCGCGTATTTATTGCTACACCTGCGCAAACCATGGACCTCAATACAGACCACATTTTCCTATATATTTTCCTCGTTAAGCGCTAAGTTAAGCGATAACCCTTAGTGGATTATCATTTTCTcgtattggaaaaataaaaacaagtacATCGatcaaacaaaacaaattaaTACGGATAAACAAATAAAACGGAACGGATAAACAAAGTCCCGATGAGGAGAGAGTATACGGTGGGCGAAACTTTTGGAGAACAGGGGCAGGCAGTCGGTCGGTACCAGTATCCGATTCGGTGCCCGCTTATAACCATTCGCTTTGACATATGGGTCAGCATTGCAACGAGGGTTGCGTCGTCTTCTATTAGGGATCTGTTCAACATGTAGGCGAGTTGCGGGCTATTTGCGGCTACATGCAGGTCCGACGGCGTGTACAGGCATGCCCTGGTTTCGGAGTTGCCCGTTGACTGCTTCCTGTACCGCTCTGGGCGGGATGCAATGGGATTTGTGAGCCGATGCGCCAGGGCGCGGAACCCGACAGCCCTGCTCCGGCAGGGGATGGTTGCCTTATTCTGGCTTGGCCCCTGCAGATCTGGTATACAGACCATGACCGAGGCAGTAGATTTGGGTAATGTGGAGGCATGTTACCTCAGTGTGATGCTTCTATGGTCGCTTGATGATGAGGACGACGATGACATCCGCCACGGGCTTGCATTTTTCGATGTGGTGCGGGAGTCTGGTGCAATAGAAAGGTGCAGAGAGTTATTCACGCTGTTGTTGGCGGGCCCGTGGTCGGAGATAAACCTGACCGACCCAGCGGAGGCCGTAGCATGCCGTTCCGGTGGTTGTTCTAGCTAGGGAACAATGAGCGTTGCAAGCGACTTGTTCGGTGTGATGTGTGTGCGATGCCTGGCCGAGTACGAGGTGCGGAAGTTCCTTACTTCTGTTCGCAATTAACTATTGATGATCGATGCAGGTCAAGCTGTTCATTCACCCCTCCGGCTGATAGGATATGATTGGGTCTACCTTAATTTGCTACTATGTAGTTGTCTTATTAGTATATGTCGTCTTGCTATCAATTTATGTCAATTATTAATAGATTATCCTGTGCACAACCATTTTCGTTTTTCGCCATCTCGAACGGAAAAATTATGTGCTATGCCAAATCAGTGAATATCAACTGACGATCACACAAcaatgtagttttttttttttttgctaaaacGATGTATTGCAATTGAAAAAATATAGGTAACTAACAACATTTTATAAAAACGTGTGAATAGTGTGAATTAATATGGTTAATTCGGGGATAACCCTGCCAAGGTTATTCGGGGATAACACTGCAACAGTACATCTGGGTGCATATTAGTTACGGTGATAACCAGTAACGTTACTGAAATTCAAACATCCCTAGGAAGACCCTGACCTCGAAATCCGCGAGGCACTGCCCACACGATACACGGGACATGTCCTTCATACCAGTCATGGTGCCCCGGGTGGTGCAAGCGGTTGACCGACAAGCCACGATCTATCCCGGATCCGATGGTCTCTCGTCGATCCATCGCTCCCAGAAAATGTCTGTGAAGAACTCCCTGCACATTTCGATCTTTCCGGAAGTGCGTATAAACTCTACCATTTCAACACCCTTTTGcacttcttcttcgtcttcatgTTCGCACAGTAGCAACATGGCAAACAGGTGACCCGATTCGACGCTTCCCTCCGTCGCGGCCCTGGCAAGCAGTTCCATTCCAATGCCACGGCGTCCAATCCAGAAATACTCCGTTAACCCCTGCCGGAGTATAGCATCAGCATTTCCCATTTCGACGCATCGATCGAGGAACCTCTTTTCAGCCCGGtcaaggtaaaataaaaatgagaccAACCGTATCTGCCACATCGTCGCATGCTGGTATACAGCGTCCGAAGTACATGCATCAAGGAACACCTTGCAAGTAGCCTGCATGCTGAGTAGGTCTCGGATCGAATTCGATGCAACCTTCGAGGCAATCCTCACCCATATATCGCGAGACAGAATATTCAGCGGACACTCGTACTCGACGGGTACGTCCCGTTCCTTTCTGCGTGCCTTGGAAGCCCCATCCATCTGCAAGGGCTTGGATAAGCGGAGATTACGAAGAGTACAGAGGAGGGGGAGTTAACAGACGGAGTGTCAActcatatataatattattattatcattcaaATTTGTCGGGTATGGCGGTGGTACGGTTGTGATATTTGTAATTCCAATTTCCAAAACGCATGTGTCCtcatttattaacatatttttattgttatagtaTTGTCCACATGGCAATAATTATCATGACTTCGTGTAAGCGTTGCCCAACATTATGAATAGTGACAGATAATTAATACGCTTACAAGAGTAACTCCAATAGTATAAAAGTGGACTCCCTTATCTGACATAGAAGGACTTTGAAGCGTTGGAGTGGAAAGGAAAGCAATTCCTTCACGTGGACCAAGAAGAGGAGTCCCTTCTCAGAGGGACTCTTGTATTCGAAACAAATTTTTGACACACGgcaaataactaaaaaataaattaaaatacatcacatatatattcaattaataattaaattatattaaataattattttatatttaattaaagatttatattaataaattaaatataattaataattatattaaataattatatctttatttaattaataatttatcttaattatttaaatcataattactattgttccaagggttacctgaaactgtaggtcgatctcggacgagatcttctatactggtcggagatgacgtgtccggctggtgggtggcggccggagctgtcgtgtccgattCGTTGGACtgactgcactgctgatccttcatcaccggagggtgggggtacctgcaagagactccgatgcttaagttagcatgggtattaagcaggttttatgtagaatcagagtatgagttatacctgggtgctctagtgtatttatagtagatggggctgacctttctgataagataagttagttatcttatctttattttgggtgaagtcagcttatcttcaagggaaccgcctttatctctataggcttggattgcctttggatttgggtcgtgttcctctatttgggccctttattgggctctcctgttgatttggccgacctctttgagaagaggtcgggtagcctgacctgaagaggtcggtcgctttgtcgccaatcatcccaggtcgggtagatcgacccagggtatgaacagtgcccctgcttgagcttggtctttttgttgaggtcgagtctttgacttcggtccttctctgacgaagccgaactcaagcattttgtcgatttcttccttttgtagaatcttttgaatgtagaacgtttccctctaaaagcgcgcacttttatatcagtgctttgttcttgagaacgtgagagggtttaataccttcattaattggtattaattgccccgttttcccttggctttttattttgattttctcaatcaaaaacggtttctcttcttcgctcttcttcgtaacttctccctttactctctcattttctgtttcttgcctGGAGTTCGTAGTTCCTTCCCGCAACGTCTATTCTGCTACTGCTTTCTGTGGAAGAGGGGTGATTTCCAGATTTCTCCTTCCATCTTCGCAGTTTTCCGCTTCAAGGGGTGGCTTTGTTGCTTCTGCTCTTCAGCTTTCCTTCGAGGTTTTCTTCTATTCTCCGGGTTCAATTTTTCTTCCTCTGTTTCTTTATATGTCTGGTTTTAGAAAGTTTGACTTTTGCTCAGAGAAagtttggatttttctgctttacTGTGCCTGATTCTTGCGTGTTctggaatttcttcattttttgtgCGAATCTTTTTGCTTTTcttgttgcttgaatctttttagggcttttgcatgttgtCGCCGTTTCTGATTTCGCCTTCGATGATGGTTTTtgcttgattctgaaaaaggttgcatctttgatgattttctgcttggcattttttatgtttgacaatgctttttgctgatagactgtagaaaGGTAGTGACTTAGAtgactttgtgtttttacttccttTGTTTCATTTGAAaccttatttttatgttttatgagTGCCGGGACATAAGCTGTAGAAAtttcctgaaaccttgctttgttactgcctccaaaggatgccccatgactttggtttgagtcttgggattttccttttctgtttgttcgcctgtatcatattagtcgagttgttttgcccttcgtccgagatgtttttcaGTGATCcaattttcctttcttatttgtaggattagtcggcctcatgtcttctcgccatAACATTGTAGAGGtgtcttctaaagttcccgaggggatgtccgattggctggactcccttgtcttgatgtgtgtctcagttgtggatgctgaattttgtgtagagctgagaaaACGTCATAGGATCTGTGGTAACAGTGCTCGGGagggggattatgagcttgtagctccTGACTCTGATGAGAGGGCTTGTTTCCCTACTttcgtcgagggggagcgtcccttcttctacgcctatgagtatttcttcagccagttggatgttacctttccttttactgcttttgagaccgacttgttgtggtcctgtaacattgctccatcccagcttcatccgaattcttggggttttatcaaaatatttcaactgctttgccaagagttgggcataacaccttctgaaactctttttctctatctttttgtttccgccaagcctggtggttcttcgaaaaagaaagcttcctgggtttctttcaggtctgcccagggccataaagtgtttgctatgtatgatgagtcctttaaggattttaagaattacttctttaaagtTCGTGCTGTCGAAGGGGTCCGCCCCTTctttcttgatgagaatgacgagcctgcttttcctctggagtggcaaaagaatgtgagagtgccacgttatacatgggagatgcttaatgaggttgagcgggcttttgtatttgttcttgaagatttatggggggaaccaccccatctggatacgaaaagattcttgagtgatccatctttagttcgaactgctttgggtactgtctgacttgtttttatacttgcttcTGAACTTTTCTTCTCCTGTATTGTAACTCGTCATTTcggttgattctgtattttcagagatgtcgaaaaataaTGATTCTATGAAGGCCTACAGGAAGGCGAAGAAAGTTGttgctgctcaaaacatctcggccaaggcggccagaGAGGGATCTTCACAAGTTCAGGTGAAGTCGCTCGTACTGAGCTCTCCTGGGCCTAGGAAGGTGATTCTgactcctcgggttcgtctggccGAGCCTCCACAGCCTTCAgttgctacttctggtgctcctcccaataaaaaacaaaaaacaactgaGGCCTTCAACCTTGACGCCCCTGATTTTAATGCAATCGAATTTgtagatcagcagatcggtccctacggtaccctccccatggatgatgtgtcaatCCTTCGCCATTTGGATTTTATGACCCGaaacagtgttaaaatggcaTACATGGGGGCTGCCTTGTACCgaactgctcagaatcttcctctccatgccactaaggaatttatggaggaggctaaacaggagttcgaccggatgaagggcctgaaggaagagcttgaggtaaaggtagccaagttggagaaggatctggagaatgagaaggcgagttctctCTCTCTGGCGGCTTCGGTGAGGCTGGCCGAGGATACGGCTATGAGACATAAGGACAGTTATgtgacatcttatcgggaggtggtgcgcctgagggaggagttggagaatgcccgagctgattactccgagcttcaaggtcatcttgttggcagtgtaactgctgcttatgagaacctgaaagagcaggttcgggttattgctcccgaggctgacctcactctcttcagcctggataatgttgttagggatggtaagattgtccctgatgacgaggatgatgatgatgtcgaacctcTCCATGTGTcttctgccaaagtgtcgacctcttcaGTTCCTCCGGTTGTGTCTGATccagattgccagattctgaaccgggatgatggaaccgtagaTGCTGTGCCTATCCAGACTCGGCCTCCTTCTCCtcgtactgatgctgccgggaagaCTCCCGATCTTTGCTGATTTCCATTTGGATATTTGTGtggttggcccggcttgtgggctagTTTAAACTCTTTATTCGTGGTTTGAATATTTTGCTGTCTGTTGATATTCCTttgggttgcttgtttagcaa
This window contains:
- the LOC112721000 gene encoding putative F-box protein At1g67623; its protein translation is MDGASKARRKERDVPVEYECPLNILSRDIWVRIASKVASNSIRDLLSMQATCKVFLDACTSDAVYQHATMWQIRLVSFLFYLDRAEKRFLDRCVEMGNADAILRQGLTEYFWIGRRGIGMELLARAATEGSVESGHLFAMLLLCEHEDEEEVQKGVEMVEFIRTSGKIEMCREFFTDIFWERWIDERPSDPG